The sequence gggaggggaagcaggaaATCTACCCCAAAGCTTTTCATCATTTTCATCAGTGTCAAGGTGTGCTAGGgaaagtttagattggatattaggaaaaatttctttgcctaaagggttgtcaagcattggaacaggctgcccaggggagtgcttgagtcaccgtccctgaaGGTATtaaaaagacgtgtagatgtggtgctgagggacatggtttagtggtggacttggcagtgctgggttaacggttggactcaacgatctcaaaggtcttttccaacttaaattaacctatgattctatgataatttttaACATGAAATTATAAATATCTAATAAAAAACTCAATATATTTGATCTGAGAAAAATAACTGTTAGTTATGAGAAGCACCTTGTTTCTAAAGGTGTAATTGTATGTACAAGCGTCATGCAGTCCATGGCATCTAAGTTGTGACCAAGTCCATCACTTACCacttggtttttttcagctattAATAAAGAAGAGGCATATATGATTGGGTATGACGTGAATGAGTTCCTGGACTTCTCATCATCTCATGTTTTAAGGTACAGTTTTTGTCCCTTAAATCAGATACTATAATAAAATGGTGTCCTCTAGAAACCTGTGTGAAGGCAGGCACACAGTTTTAGCTGTAAAGTCTGCTGTTAGCTGCTGAAAGGACCGGAAAGGAACATCCTTCTGCTGAGCTCAGTCTCTTGCTATTACAGACAATCCTCTGTCCTACTATTACAGGCCATGCAATCCTCTTCCACTCTCCCATCCTTGGTTACCCAGAGCGCACCTTCAAGCCAATAATAACAAGTACATTCTCCAAGGCTTCTGTTCTTTTCAAGAGAAAACCAGCTAGAAATAAATAGAGACTTTCCTAGGAGAGAAGCCAATTGTGCCTGCAGAAGTGTAGATGTCATTGTGCAGGGAGATGCTAAGGAATACAGAAGCAAGATCCATGAGTTTTAGTTTATCCCACAGAAACTCAGGAGAGCAGTTGTAGCACGTGGAATTGCTACACACTGCAAGGATTTTGTTTGCACCTTTGGCCTCACTGTACTGAATTGTGAGGCTCTGACCTgccttagaaataattagaaataagaAATGCATTAGATATACAGCTCTTGAGCTGCTCTGCAGTTTGCTCGTGGCACTCCACCTTCATCCGCTAGCTGGATGGCAGTAGGTGGGACTGATCAGATGACAAAGGAACTATACCCTAAATGCCTTGTGTAAGCTGAATAGGAAGCAAACGATTCTTTTATCCTCTGTGTTTGCAAGTTCTGTGGCACTGGCATCCACCTTGgagattttaacttctttttattCTATTTCCAGCAAAACAAATACTCTACAGAAGAACTCAGATGCTGTTCTTGCCCCTCGCTCCTCCTACCAAACCGTTTGGGAAATGTTTGCTCAACAGTCTGAACTGGAGAGGGATTTGTTTCTGCAAGATATTTTCCCAAGTGGTTTCCTCTGGGGCACGTCCACAGGTGCCTTTAACATTGAAGGAGCTTGGGCCGaggatgggaaaggagagagcaTCTGGGACCACTTTGGGCATGCAGGTCATGTCTACATGAACCAAACCGCAGATGTGGCATCTGACAGCTACTATAAAACCAGCTATGACATTTACCTACTTAGGGGTCTTCATCCTCAACTGTACAAATTTTCTATATCCTGGCCTAGAATTTTCCCCTCTGGCACCAATGAGACCATCAACTCCAAGGGTGTTGATTATTACAACCAATTAATTAACCGGTTGCTAGAGTCTAACATTCAGCCCATGGTGACTCTGTTCCACTGGGACCTCCCACAAGCTCTTCAGGTTCTCGGTGGCTGGCAGAATGACAGTATCATAGATGCTTTTGTAAACTATGCAGACTTCTGCTTTTCCGCTTTTGGGGATCGGATCAAGTTCTGGATTACTTTCCATGAGCCTTGGGTTATCAGCTACGCTGGTTATGGCACCGGAGAGCATCCTCCAGGAATCACTGACCCAGGAGTAGCATCTTACAAGGTAGGGACACAGGATTAACTGAGATCCTGCAGCTGCCGTTGTTGTGTTGTTTCCCTCTGATGGTTCTATACTTTAACTATGTTCTGGCCTAATGTGGCCTCTGAGACAACTATTGGCTTGTTGGATTTATGATACTTGCAAAAAATGGTTTAATTAGTGGATGCtagatgttttcattttatttttctattctgaaGGCTGGTGTTGATGGGCAGCCAGATTCTTCTGCTTATTCCAAAACCTACTGCACTCTCTGGCTACGACTATTTTTTTGCCACTGTTTCTTCTTTTGGATGGAGACAACATTCTTACATGGCAATAATCTCAACGCTTAAGGGTTCCTGTGCAAAGCAGTGTGTCATGTGttcctcttctttctgccccCAGGTGGCTCATACCATTCTCAAGGCTCATGCCAACGTCTGGCACCTGTACAATGACAAATACCGCTCTCGGCAACTCGGAAAGGTGGGATTGGTGCTGAACTCGGACTGGGCTGAACCCAAGACTCCAACCAACTCAGAGGATGTGAGGGCATCTGAGAGGTACCTGCAGTTCATGCTTGGCTGGTTTGCTCACCCTATATTTGTTAATGGAGATTACCCAGATGTCCTGAAGGCGCAGATCCAGGAAGCAAACCAGCAGTGCCCCACAACAGTTGCACAGCTGCCTCTCTTCACAGAAGAGGAGAAGTCCTGGGTGAAAGGGACTGCAGATTTTTTTGGCCTCTCCCATTACACTTCCCGCCTGGTCAGTGCTGTGACTAACAGGACCTGCACACCAAGCTACGAGAGCATCGGGAACTTCTCCCTGCATGTAGATCCCTCTTGGCCACAGACCGCCTCTTCTTGGATCCACGTGGTCCCTTGGGGATTAAGAAGGCTGCTGAAGTTTGTGTCCCAGGAATATACAGGGACAAAGATCCCGATTTACATAGCAGGAAATGGTATGCCAGCGGAAAATCTTATTAATGACACTCTGCGAGTGGATTATTTCCGCCGGTACATCAATGAGGCTCTAAAAGGTATGGAgaaatttatttacttattttaatggTGGCAGCTGGTTATTCTGTCCTTCCCGTGGTAGTGAACTTTAGAACATCATCTCTTGCATTAGAGATATGGGGTCAGCTGCCTATTGTGTATGTAGTGTGACCTCATATACTTCAGCCCATTTGGTGTCCATTCTGTTTAGATACAGGAACAGATTTTTCATATATATGGATTAATGTAGCCTGGACCTTAACATCAGTCCCTCTGTGAGAACAGTGTTTTTATAGTTCGGCTTCCCTGGACATGATTTGCCTGCAGGCAGGCTCTTGCCTCTACATATCTCATATATCGTGAGAAAGATGTCTTTACTGATTCAACAGATCTAACTGACAGCATCCGGTACCATTTCAGGTTAGAATTTTTAGGGAGATATTTATATCTCAATCATTTTGACCAAGGTTCAAGGTATGGTTGTATCTTTGCAAACCGTGTATCAATTGACGTAAAAATAATATTAGTGACTTAAGTTCTGGACAGGTGTAGAGATTAGAGATTTGACTGATAGTCTCTTGAGATACACAAATCAATGCCATCAGGAAAACTTTATTAAATATGCTGTATTAAATAGGTCGGTGATCAGTGTGCAGCATTTGATCTTCTTGACCTACTTCTCAACATACTGATAGAAATGTTAAAAGagctacagaaaacaaaatttagcaTTGCTTTTATGCCTCAGCAGAAGTAAATAAGATGAACTGCCTATGGGAAGTGAACTTGTCTGCAATGAGGGATATTTAGTGCTTTTTTGCAGGCAATGGTGTGAGGAAGGATGCTGGACTTGCCTCTGCTGGTATTGGATATACTGTTCTGCTAAAAGAAACTCTCTTGTGCTCAGGGAAGATGGGCAGCACTAGCTACATGTCATGTTTCAGTTTAACTACAGTGTTAAATCTAAAAGTGCACCATATACCTAAACTGATGAGTTGTGCTTGAAAACGAGAACACAGGGAAAGGGATAGCAGCCCTGTACTTGGATATCTCTTgactaatatttattttctcaagcATTTTTCTCACTGTGCCTTAGACCAGCTCCTGTTACAGCGCTGGCTGCTTTTCTTGCCAGGTACTCGAATTGTTTTGGTGGGGGGAGCGTTGCCTAAAAGACCATTTGTAGGCATTTGGCTTATTGCACTGTTCCCCTCAGTTGTGGTGCTTATTTTGTGCTGTGCTCTGTTCAGAAAATGTTCACGTGAATAACGGTGTCTTGTACTGTTTCTGTGACAGCGGTAAAACTGGACACAGTTGATGTTCGGTCATATATTGCTCGATCTCTGGTTGATGGCTTTGAAGGCCCAGCAGGGTACAGCCTAAAATTTGGGCTGCATCATGTGAATTTTGAAGACAGCAACAGACCAAGGACTCCCAAGGCATCTGCTTATTTCTATTCCAGTGTTATTGAAAAAAATGGTTTCCCATTCAAAGCCTTGGACAGATTTTCTACACCAGTGGCATTTGACCTACCCATGTCATCAAAGTTGCCGAATTTACCAGCATCAGAAGTTCCCTCCAAGGCAAAGGTTGTCTGGCATAAGTTTTCATCTCAAACAGACTTTGAAAGGGACATGTACTTTTATGGGACATTCCCAGAGGACTTTACATGGGGTGTGTCTTCTTCTGCCTACCAGATAGAGGGAGGTTGGGATGCCGATGGCAAAGGACCCAGCATTTGGGATAACTTCACCCATGTCCCAGGGAATATAAAGAATAATGATACTGGAGATATAGCTTGTGATAGCTACAACAAGGTGGAGGAAGACATTTACCTGCTGAGAGCATTAGGGGTCAAGAACTATCGTTTCTCCCTGTCCTGGCCTCGAATTTTCCCCAATGGAAGGAACAACTCCATAAACAGCCATGGAGTTGACTACTATAACCGTCTCATTGATGGACTGGTTGCAAACAACATCACTCCAATTGTCACTCTCTACCACTGGGACCTGCCACAAGCTCTCCAGGACATTGGTGGCTGGGAAAGCAGTGCGCTGATTGACCTGTTTGATAGTTTTGCAGACTTCTGTTTCCAGACCTTTGGGGACAGGGTGAAGTTCTGGATTACGTTCAATGAACCCCAGGTCATTGCCTGGGCTAGCTACGGCTCTGGGGAATTGCCACCCAATGTCAAAGACCCTGGCAGCGCTCCCTACAAGGTTGCCCACATCTTACTGAAAGCTCATGCCAGGGTTTACCACACATATGATGACAAATACAGAGTGAGCCAGCAAGGGGTCATTGCTCTGTGTCCCAACATTGACTGGGTTGAGCCGAAGACACCAAGCGACCCCAAGGACATAGAAGCTGCAGACAGGTACCTGCAGTTTTTGGTGGGGTGGTTTGCACACCCGATTTTCAAAAATGGGGACTACCCCGAGGTCATGAAGTGGAAAGTTGGGAACAGGAGTGAGCTCCAGAACCTGCCATCGTCTCGCCTCCCGGTTTTCACAGCGGAGGAGCGTGACTACATCAGAGGCACGGCAGATGTCTTCTTCTTCAACACCTACACCTCCAAAATTGTAACCCATGCAACGACCCGGTTGAGTCCTGTCTCTTATGAGTATGACCAGGAAGTTTTAACAAAGGTTGACAGCTCGTGGCCTTCCTCAGCTGTTACTGGCCATCGGGCTGTGGCCTGGGGGCTGAGGAGGCTATTGAACTGGATCAAAGAAGAATATGGAAATCCCCCAATATACATAATTGAGAATGGGGTGGGGTTAAAGACCAAATCAAGTATTGATGACAATACCAGGATATTTTACTACAAAACGTACATCGATGAAGCTTTAAAAGGTACCagtgtttgcttttgttctgttgCTGTTGTGTATCTCCTCTCTAGATTTCTGGTTGCTTTATTCTTCTCAAGAATAGTTTTTAAAAGTGATTGATATCAGTCTTTAAATATTCGGAACACAATATAAGCACAGGGTTTCTTTTTATGTTCTTCTTTGCATGACTGTTTGTATTTTGTATCCTCCAACTATGAAGAGTCTCTTAACGATCCTAGTTGACCAGTGCCAGCTTTATGATACCAGAAGCGTGTCAATGCTCACATGTGAATTCCCTCTGGTTTATTTAACGTGCGATTACACTACTGACGCTCTTCCATTTGTTTCTGGTCTTTCAGCTTACAAATTGGATGGTGTTAATCTGAAAGGATACAATGCCTGGTCTTTTATGGATAACTTTGAATGGTTGACCGGTTATGATCCAACATTTGGATTGCACCAGGTTGATTTTGACAATCCCAACAGGCCAAGAACCCCAAAGCGCTCTGCTGTGTACTATGCAGAAATCATCCGCAATAACGGTATCCCATTGCCAAAGGAAGATGAATTTTTATATGGAGAGTTTCCAAAGAACTTTTGGTGGAGTGTAGCAACTGCAGCGTATCAGGTTAGGAAACCAAGACGGAATCTTACAGTATCTGTGGATAGTTAATTCATTTTGGATGAGACACCTACTGCTTTTCTAACATTAGGTTTTAACCATAATTGAAGATTAGTGTAACAACTGCTGTCAAAGGGTGGAACTTGGAGATAATTAAGGGCATGGTTATACCAGGAATTGAGACAGCAGCATGGGCTTCACAAGAGCCAGCCAACGTGGAGCAGCAGGTGAACTGACACAGTGCCTGTTCGGTGACATTGTCCTTTGCTAATATGTCCTACTTTGAGGCCCAGGAGGTCTTACTAGTTCAGTACAGCAAAAACATTGCTATTTCTAGTCTTAAGTTGATAAGTCAAAATACTGTGTGGTGCCACAAAGACTTGCAAGCTGAAATCTTTGCTAAGCCAAGACCTAAATTTGGGGTTTACTAACaattcccctccccctgccccatcttCAATTACAgattgagggaggatggagagcagaCGGGAAAGGACTTAGCATTTGGGACAAATTTTCTCACACTCCTTTGAAAATCAGCAACGATGACACAGGAGATGTAGCTTGTGACAGCTACCACAAGATTGAGGAGGATGTGGAAATGCTGAAAAGCCTCAAGGTGTCTCACTATCGCTTTTCAATCTCCTGGTCCCGCATTCTCCCAGATGGGACCACCAGATACATCAATGAAATGGGACTGAACTACTATGAACGGCTTATCGATGCTCTGCTGGCAGCTAAAATTATGCCTCAGGTAACTAAAACCGGTGACTTTCAGGTAACTAAAAAACAGCAGAACCCAAGTCTGATGCTCAGAGCACACGTGTGTGTTCACATCCACGCCCTCCTTCACAGAGAAGTTGTTTTTCATCGTATTCTGCAAGGAAACTTGGTTTTTGCGTAAGCAAATGAACTGAGGATATAGTGATATGTTAGATGTTACTACCCAGAAAGATCGCAGTAACCTTactgttggctgtttccaattaCCTTCTCGTTCCTCATGTGCTTAGAAGTGGATTCCACAAAGACCTATGCAGTGATCTTCCCAGAGACTGAGGTGAGGCCGACCAACCTGGAGTTCTCAGGATCCTCCTTGCCTTTCTTGGAGATGGGTGTAATGTTGTTATTTTCCCAGGAGTCACGAAGCTCTGCTGATCCGTGTGGTTTATCACATACAAGGGACAGTGACCTCACCACTGCACTAATGGGCTCTTTCACCACTGTTGAGGGAATCTGACCTGTCCCCATAGACTTAGACACatgtagctgttttctgcttctgcCTGTAGCTTCCCCGCCGCTGGCCGTCCCTGCACGCCCCAAACCATGCAGGGAGTGCACGCGGCTGCACCACAGAGGGGGCACGCCAGGAATATCTACACAAGCATCAGATCACGCCTGAGCAAACTTGTGCCTTCATGGCGTTGCTCCAGACTGGTCCAACGCAGGTACCAGCCTGACCAGGTGTTCTGTGGGACTGTATTTCACCCGAGAGGCAGTGCAGGTGCAGCCATTCTTCACTGACGAGTTCTTGCTGTTACaaggttgtggtggtttttttggtaaaagctTCACCTTCACCATCAGGCAGTCCCTGGAGTCCCAGTCATTTCCCCACATCCTAAAGAAACTGAAACACTGGcaaaaatggtattttccttGAGTGCATGAGTGACCGctacaaaaaccaaacaccattAGGAACAGGGAGCTGCAGACCAAAGCACAGTTTATTTCTGTTCATAAATGAGGCTGGGTTACTGTCCTTACTTCCAAAAATGAGTGACTGGTTgagtcttttctctttctgtctttcctcacAGGTTACCCTCTATCACTGGGACCTCCCGCAGGCGCTGCAGAACGTCGGTGGGTGGGAGAATGATACCATAGTTCAGAGGTTTAAGGAATA comes from Numenius arquata chromosome 3, bNumArq3.hap1.1, whole genome shotgun sequence and encodes:
- the LCT gene encoding lactase/phlorizin hydrolase isoform X2; amino-acid sequence: MKLVCKAVIFFLLVSPSLGIDEEFAQNFIAIAGPLPSKLANGWRLQNQVLPKERQGPAVAEAHDYLCQEDLVASELPQYFSHLREVGVTHYKVFLPWARILPKGDAREPDEAQVQCSQELLKTLVAADLKPVVVLHHQSVPSAVAAQTKGRKANAFADIFGEYAEFSFRVFGYLVDVWLTFSDLPEVLQSLPYNDPQYRAQALAAAHERAYTIYHEKYSPAGGKLSIALGMSHTSDSASSELLSVFPQDSVDFLSLSLQYYCGNEKDFYKKLRVFQNVWKDTEILIFSLKFLDCGSMKENPFISLADIVTAINKEEAYMIGYDVNEFLDFSSSHVLSKTNTLQKNSDAVLAPRSSYQTVWEMFAQQSELERDLFLQDIFPSGFLWGTSTGAFNIEGAWAEDGKGESIWDHFGHAGHVYMNQTADVASDSYYKTSYDIYLLRGLHPQLYKFSISWPRIFPSGTNETINSKGVDYYNQLINRLLESNIQPMVTLFHWDLPQALQVLGGWQNDSIIDAFVNYADFCFSAFGDRIKFWITFHEPWVISYAGYGTGEHPPGITDPGVASYKVAHTILKAHANVWHLYNDKYRSRQLGKVGLVLNSDWAEPKTPTNSEDVRASERYLQFMLGWFAHPIFVNGDYPDVLKAQIQEANQQCPTTVAQLPLFTEEEKSWVKGTADFFGLSHYTSRLVSAVTNRTCTPSYESIGNFSLHVDPSWPQTASSWIHVVPWGLRRLLKFVSQEYTGTKIPIYIAGNGMPAENLINDTLRVDYFRRYINEALKAVKLDTVDVRSYIARSLVDGFEGPAGYSLKFGLHHVNFEDSNRPRTPKASAYFYSSVIEKNGFPFKALDRFSTPVAFDLPMSSKLPNLPASEVPSKAKVVWHKFSSQTDFERDMYFYGTFPEDFTWGVSSSAYQIEGGWDADGKGPSIWDNFTHVPGNIKNNDTGDIACDSYNKVEEDIYLLRALGVKNYRFSLSWPRIFPNGRNNSINSHGVDYYNRLIDGLVANNITPIVTLYHWDLPQALQDIGGWESSALIDLFDSFADFCFQTFGDRVKFWITFNEPQVIAWASYGSGELPPNVKDPGSAPYKVAHILLKAHARVYHTYDDKYRVSQQGVIALCPNIDWVEPKTPSDPKDIEAADRYLQFLVGWFAHPIFKNGDYPEVMKWKVGNRSELQNLPSSRLPVFTAEERDYIRGTADVFFFNTYTSKIVTHATTRLSPVSYEYDQEVLTKVDSSWPSSAVTGHRAVAWGLRRLLNWIKEEYGNPPIYIIENGVGLKTKSSIDDNTRIFYYKTYIDEALKAYKLDGVNLKGYNAWSFMDNFEWLTGYDPTFGLHQVDFDNPNRPRTPKRSAVYYAEIIRNNGIPLPKEDEFLYGEFPKNFWWSVATAAYQIEGGWRADGKGLSIWDKFSHTPLKISNDDTGDVACDSYHKIEEDVEMLKSLKVSHYRFSISWSRILPDGTTRYINEMGLNYYERLIDALLAAKIMPQVTLYHWDLPQALQNVGGWENDTIVQRFKEYAELLFQRLGDKVKFWITLNEPYNTAYCGYGVGTAAPGISVRPGRAPYVVGHNLIKAHAEAWHLYNETYRAKQGGLISITINSDWAEPRNPHNQEDVEAARRYLQFLLGWFAHPIFKNGDYNEVMKKRIRDRSLAQGLKQSRLPEFTESEKQRIKGTYDYFGLNHYTTVLAYNLNYPAGVLSYDSDRGVASVSDRSWLNSGSLWLKVTPFGFRKLLRWIKEEYNDPPIYVTENGVSERGALDFNDTWRTHYYRSYINEALKAVVLDGVDLRGYTAWTLMDNFEWAVGFDERFGFYHVNFTDPDLPRRPKASARFYSQIINCNGFPDPATGSHPCLEPEPEVTPTDTAPAPADSVHFLGLELTSHSAETALYVHFALCVVAVLVLALLAYKYGKLSKRSRKRTHMELHKL
- the LCT gene encoding lactase/phlorizin hydrolase isoform X1, whose translation is MKLVCKAVIFFLLVSPSLGIDEEFAQNFIAIAGPLPSKLANGWRLQNQVLPKERQGPAVAEAHDYLCQEDLVASELPQYFSHLREVGVTHYKVFLPWARILPKGDAREPDEAQVQCSQELLKTLVAADLKPVVVLHHQSVPSAVAAQTKGRKANAFADIFGEYAEFSFRVFGYLVDVWLTFSDLPEVLQSLPYNDPQYRAQALAAAHERAYTIYHEKYSPAGGKLSIALGMNDEILSVKTKTSISSYLHLDDDSVDFLSLSLQYYCGNEKDFYKKLRVFQNVWKDTEILIFSLKFLDCGSMKENPFISLADIVTAINKEEAYMIGYDVNEFLDFSSSHILTSFYSISSKTNTLQKNSDAVLAPRSSYQTVWEMFAQQSELERDLFLQDIFPSGFLWGTSTGAFNIEGAWAEDGKGESIWDHFGHAGHVYMNQTADVASDSYYKTSYDIYLLRGLHPQLYKFSISWPRIFPSGTNETINSKGVDYYNQLINRLLESNIQPMVTLFHWDLPQALQVLGGWQNDSIIDAFVNYADFCFSAFGDRIKFWITFHEPWVISYAGYGTGEHPPGITDPGVASYKVAHTILKAHANVWHLYNDKYRSRQLGKVGLVLNSDWAEPKTPTNSEDVRASERYLQFMLGWFAHPIFVNGDYPDVLKAQIQEANQQCPTTVAQLPLFTEEEKSWVKGTADFFGLSHYTSRLVSAVTNRTCTPSYESIGNFSLHVDPSWPQTASSWIHVVPWGLRRLLKFVSQEYTGTKIPIYIAGNGMPAENLINDTLRVDYFRRYINEALKAVKLDTVDVRSYIARSLVDGFEGPAGYSLKFGLHHVNFEDSNRPRTPKASAYFYSSVIEKNGFPFKALDRFSTPVAFDLPMSSKLPNLPASEVPSKAKVVWHKFSSQTDFERDMYFYGTFPEDFTWGVSSSAYQIEGGWDADGKGPSIWDNFTHVPGNIKNNDTGDIACDSYNKVEEDIYLLRALGVKNYRFSLSWPRIFPNGRNNSINSHGVDYYNRLIDGLVANNITPIVTLYHWDLPQALQDIGGWESSALIDLFDSFADFCFQTFGDRVKFWITFNEPQVIAWASYGSGELPPNVKDPGSAPYKVAHILLKAHARVYHTYDDKYRVSQQGVIALCPNIDWVEPKTPSDPKDIEAADRYLQFLVGWFAHPIFKNGDYPEVMKWKVGNRSELQNLPSSRLPVFTAEERDYIRGTADVFFFNTYTSKIVTHATTRLSPVSYEYDQEVLTKVDSSWPSSAVTGHRAVAWGLRRLLNWIKEEYGNPPIYIIENGVGLKTKSSIDDNTRIFYYKTYIDEALKAYKLDGVNLKGYNAWSFMDNFEWLTGYDPTFGLHQVDFDNPNRPRTPKRSAVYYAEIIRNNGIPLPKEDEFLYGEFPKNFWWSVATAAYQIEGGWRADGKGLSIWDKFSHTPLKISNDDTGDVACDSYHKIEEDVEMLKSLKVSHYRFSISWSRILPDGTTRYINEMGLNYYERLIDALLAAKIMPQVTLYHWDLPQALQNVGGWENDTIVQRFKEYAELLFQRLGDKVKFWITLNEPYNTAYCGYGVGTAAPGISVRPGRAPYVVGHNLIKAHAEAWHLYNETYRAKQGGLISITINSDWAEPRNPHNQEDVEAARRYLQFLLGWFAHPIFKNGDYNEVMKKRIRDRSLAQGLKQSRLPEFTESEKQRIKGTYDYFGLNHYTTVLAYNLNYPAGVLSYDSDRGVASVSDRSWLNSGSLWLKVTPFGFRKLLRWIKEEYNDPPIYVTENGVSERGALDFNDTWRTHYYRSYINEALKAVVLDGVDLRGYTAWTLMDNFEWAVGFDERFGFYHVNFTDPDLPRRPKASARFYSQIINCNGFPDPATGSHPCLEPEPEVTPTDTAPAPADSVHFLGLELTSHSAETALYVHFALCVVAVLVLALLAYKYGKLSKRSRKRTHMELHKL